Proteins from a single region of Stutzerimonas stutzeri:
- a CDS encoding type VI secretion system tip protein VgrG produces MFNPANQAHFTLSLEGVEHDFKVLEFRGREAISQPYRFDLELVSERPDLDLESLLHRPAFLAIAPDGSGVHGLVHQAAQGESGKRLTRYRLTLVPQLAYLAHRTNQRIFQHLTVPQIIAQVLEEHGIQANAYRFGLGPVVYPEREYCVQYDETDLHFIQRLCEEEGIHYHFQHDGNGHVLVFGDDQTVFPKLTATAYQQDSGLVADQPVIKRFGLRLETRTSRVTRRDYDFEKPRLSMEAAFHSDFQPDLEDYDYPGRFTERTRGKHLSQRALERHRHDYELAEGDSNQPRLASGHFLPLGEHPRSDWNQLWLLTEVLHEGKQPQVLEESVTNLSGGSKRAPSPLWGEGWGEGALASLDFHQGYRNHFTATPWGIPFRPPLNHPKPKVLGSQTAVVTGPAGEEIHCDEYGRIRVQFHWDRHGQADDKTSCWLRVSSSWAGDRYGGIAIPRVGMEVLVTFLEGDPDQPLVTGCLYHKEHQVPYDLPANKTRTVFKTLSSPSGGGYNELRIEDRKGAEQIYLHAQRDWDENIEHDQKIRVGHERHDTVEANSYSEFKAEEHRTIHADRKTEIRANDHLTVGNSQHLKIGTVQFVEAGNEIHYYAGNKVVIDAGMELTANGGGSFLKLDPSGVTLSGANIKINSGGAAGKGSGIQILAPVLPGAADKDKAGNLLETAPKQAKLSAPTGICVPCWKKALREGLALQAGAAS; encoded by the coding sequence ATGTTCAACCCAGCCAACCAGGCCCACTTCACGCTTTCCCTCGAAGGCGTCGAGCACGACTTCAAGGTGCTCGAATTCCGGGGCCGTGAAGCCATCAGCCAGCCCTATCGCTTCGACCTGGAACTGGTCAGCGAGCGCCCCGACCTGGATCTGGAAAGCCTGCTGCATCGCCCGGCCTTCCTCGCCATCGCGCCGGACGGCAGCGGCGTCCACGGCCTGGTGCATCAGGCGGCCCAGGGTGAATCCGGCAAGCGCCTGACCCGCTATCGCCTCACGCTCGTGCCGCAGCTGGCCTACCTCGCCCATCGCACCAACCAGCGCATCTTCCAGCACCTGACGGTGCCGCAGATCATCGCCCAGGTGCTCGAGGAACACGGCATTCAGGCCAATGCCTACCGCTTCGGGCTTGGCCCGGTGGTGTACCCAGAGCGTGAGTACTGCGTGCAGTACGACGAAACCGACCTGCACTTCATCCAGCGTCTGTGCGAGGAAGAGGGCATCCACTATCACTTCCAGCACGACGGAAACGGTCATGTGCTGGTCTTCGGCGATGACCAGACGGTCTTCCCGAAGCTCACTGCCACCGCCTATCAGCAGGACAGCGGCCTGGTTGCCGACCAGCCGGTGATCAAGCGTTTCGGCCTGCGCCTGGAAACCCGTACCAGCCGGGTCACGCGCCGCGATTACGATTTCGAGAAGCCACGTCTGAGCATGGAGGCCGCGTTCCACAGCGATTTCCAGCCGGATCTCGAAGACTACGACTACCCCGGTCGCTTCACCGAGCGCACCCGCGGCAAGCACCTGTCGCAACGCGCCCTGGAACGCCACCGCCACGACTACGAGCTGGCCGAAGGCGACAGCAACCAGCCGCGGCTGGCGAGCGGGCACTTCCTCCCGCTCGGCGAACACCCGCGCAGCGACTGGAACCAGCTCTGGCTGCTGACCGAGGTACTGCATGAAGGTAAGCAGCCGCAGGTGTTGGAGGAGTCCGTCACCAACCTATCAGGCGGTTCAAAGCGGGCTCCCTCTCCCCTTTGGGGAGAGGGCTGGGGTGAGGGGGCTCTTGCCAGCCTCGACTTCCATCAGGGCTACCGCAACCACTTCACCGCCACCCCCTGGGGCATCCCCTTCCGCCCGCCTCTGAACCATCCGAAGCCGAAGGTGCTCGGCAGCCAGACCGCCGTGGTCACCGGCCCCGCCGGCGAAGAAATCCACTGCGATGAATACGGACGAATACGCGTCCAGTTCCACTGGGATCGCCACGGCCAGGCCGACGACAAGACCAGCTGCTGGCTGCGCGTCAGCTCCAGCTGGGCCGGCGACCGCTACGGCGGCATCGCGATCCCGCGGGTCGGCATGGAAGTGCTGGTGACCTTTCTCGAAGGCGATCCTGATCAACCCTTGGTGACCGGCTGCCTGTACCACAAGGAACACCAGGTCCCCTACGACCTGCCAGCGAACAAAACCCGCACAGTGTTCAAGACCCTGAGCAGCCCTAGCGGTGGCGGCTACAACGAGCTACGCATCGAAGACCGCAAGGGCGCCGAGCAGATCTACCTCCACGCCCAGCGCGACTGGGACGAGAACATCGAGCACGACCAGAAGATCCGCGTCGGCCACGAGCGCCACGACACCGTCGAAGCCAACAGCTACAGCGAATTCAAGGCCGAAGAACACCGCACCATCCACGCCGATCGCAAGACCGAAATCCGCGCCAACGACCACCTCACCGTCGGCAACAGCCAGCACCTGAAGATCGGCACCGTGCAGTTCGTCGAAGCCGGCAACGAAATCCACTACTACGCCGGCAACAAAGTGGTCATCGACGCCGGCATGGAACTCACCGCCAACGGCGGCGGCAGCTTCCTCAAGCTCGACCCCAGCGGCGTGACCCTGAGTGGGGCGAACATCAAGATCAACTCTGGCGGGGCGGCGGGTAAGGGCTCGGGGATTCAGATACTCGCGCCGGTGCTGCCGGGGGCGGCGGATAAGGACAAGGCCGGGAACCTGCTGGAGACCGCGCCCAAACAGGCCAAACTGTCGGCGCCCACTGGCATTTGTGTGCCGTGCTGGAAGAAGGCCCTGCGTGAGGGCTTGGCCCTGCAGGCCGGAGCCGCGTCATGA
- a CDS encoding sigma-54 interaction domain-containing protein translates to MFNQVPQPLRYAEALLGRFAELARAANADSLLGGLVETAAQLSDCQLSQLYLLDATHTRLTLSAEWHNGLLQPREATSLPSDYDGEQLLQYCLCQNQTLCLSELDSSLHASGFLPDSPKPWRSLLCLPLQDEQQRVAGLLLTASTESRELHGFSGSLAQLGAFGLAQLHLLQRLRATGSTTPPAAPVNPCASGYGLIGDSPRMRAVYQLIGKVLHSPVNVLLTGETGTGKELVARAIHDCGFRRSKPFIVQNCASLPEQLLESELFGYRKGAFTGADRDRSGLLDAANGGTLFLDEIGDMPLLLQAKLLRVLQEGEVRPLGSTETHKVDVRIVAATHRDLRSQVENGLFREDLFYRLSHFPIELPPLRERDEDILRLARHFADKACAFLQRDLCRWSDAALERLAGYAFPGNVRELKGLVERAVLLCEGGELLPEHFNLHVEASLDSSLNLRERMERVERSLLMDCLRKNGGNQSQAARELGLPRRTLLYRMERLNISPADL, encoded by the coding sequence ATGTTCAATCAGGTGCCACAGCCGCTGCGCTATGCCGAGGCCCTGCTGGGCCGCTTCGCCGAACTGGCGCGCGCGGCGAACGCCGACAGCCTGCTCGGTGGGCTGGTGGAAACCGCGGCGCAGCTGAGCGACTGCCAGCTCAGCCAGCTCTATCTGCTGGACGCCACCCATACCCGCCTGACGCTCTCGGCCGAGTGGCACAACGGCCTGTTGCAGCCACGCGAAGCCACCAGTCTGCCGAGCGATTATGACGGTGAGCAGCTGCTGCAATACTGCCTGTGCCAGAACCAGACCCTTTGCCTCAGCGAACTGGATAGCAGCCTGCATGCTTCGGGTTTCCTGCCGGATAGCCCGAAACCGTGGCGTAGCCTGCTCTGCCTGCCGCTGCAGGACGAGCAACAGCGCGTCGCCGGCCTGCTGCTCACGGCCAGTACCGAGTCGCGCGAGCTGCACGGCTTCAGCGGTTCGCTGGCCCAGCTCGGCGCCTTCGGCCTCGCCCAGCTGCATCTGCTCCAACGCCTGCGCGCGACCGGCAGCACCACGCCACCTGCCGCACCGGTCAACCCCTGCGCCAGCGGTTACGGCCTGATCGGCGACAGCCCGCGCATGCGCGCGGTCTACCAGCTGATCGGCAAGGTGCTGCACAGCCCGGTCAACGTGCTGCTCACCGGAGAAACCGGCACCGGCAAGGAACTGGTGGCGCGCGCCATCCATGACTGCGGTTTCCGCCGTAGCAAGCCCTTCATCGTGCAGAACTGCGCTTCGCTGCCTGAACAGCTCTTGGAAAGTGAGCTGTTCGGCTACCGCAAGGGCGCCTTCACTGGCGCCGACCGCGACCGCAGCGGCCTGCTCGATGCGGCGAACGGCGGCACGCTGTTTCTTGACGAGATCGGTGACATGCCGCTGCTGCTGCAGGCCAAGCTGTTGCGCGTGTTGCAGGAAGGTGAAGTGCGCCCGCTGGGCTCAACCGAAACCCACAAGGTCGACGTGCGCATCGTCGCCGCCACCCATCGCGACCTGCGCAGCCAGGTGGAGAACGGCCTGTTTCGCGAGGATCTGTTCTACCGCCTCTCGCACTTCCCCATCGAACTGCCGCCGCTGCGCGAGCGTGACGAGGACATCCTGCGCCTGGCCCGGCATTTCGCCGACAAGGCCTGCGCCTTCCTCCAGCGCGATCTGTGTCGCTGGTCCGACGCCGCGCTCGAACGTCTGGCAGGCTATGCCTTCCCCGGCAACGTGCGGGAATTGAAGGGCCTGGTGGAGCGCGCCGTATTGCTCTGCGAGGGCGGTGAGCTGCTGCCGGAACACTTCAATCTGCATGTGGAAGCGAGCCTGGACAGCAGCCTGAACCTGCGCGAACGCATGGAGCGGGTCGAACGCAGCCTGCTCATGGATTGCCTGCGCAAGAACGGCGGCAACCAGAGCCAGGCCGCCCGCGAACTCGGCTTGCCGCGACGTACGCTGCTGTATCGCATGGAACGGCTGAATATCAGCCCGGCCGATCTCTAA
- the tssH gene encoding type VI secretion system ATPase TssH, with the protein MINVDLQQLVQALDAETKHDLEGAAERCVVRGGSKILVEDLLLGLLERPDGLLKRALLDAEVDAGALAQALQPRGEHSESRNPVFSTELVQWLQDALLVASLELGQSQIDQAALILALLRNPLRYAGSHYQSLLARLDAERLRDFALSQQPQAANGKPAASGESSLARFTHNFTQQARDGKLDPVLCRDSAIRQMIDILARRRKNNPIVVGEAGVGKTAIVEGLALRIAAGEVPAVLKGVELLCLDLGLLQAGASVKGEFERRLQGVIDEVKASPKPIILFIDEAHTLIGAGGQAGSGDAANLLKPALARGELRTIAATTWSEYKKYFEKDPALARRFQPVQLHEPSVPEAVTILRGLAPVYEKSHGIYLRDDAVTAAAELSARYLAGRQLPDKAVDVLDTACARVRISLAAAPEALERLRGEVAEGERQREAVRRDLAAGLPVDTAALERLEQRLIAAGDEIEQLESRWSKQRLLAERLLDLRKRTAEARSDANEGGEAPSLNELEAELRAVQAELAVAQAEQRLVSHEVCPRLVAEVISHWTGVPLAQLAREHNVQVANFAADLRARVRGQEQAVEALDRAMRAAAAGLNKPDAPVGVFLLVGPSGVGKTETALALADLLYGGERFLTVINMSEFQEKHSVSRLIGAPPGYVGYGEGGMLTEAARQKPYSVILLDEVEKADPDVMNVFYQIFDKGVANDGEGREINFRNTLILMTSNLASERIASFCTAGQRPAAEDLELAIRPQLSQHFKPALLGRMRVVPYYPIAGEVLDELVALKLARFGERLQRRQLQFSHCPALVTHLAERCCDSDSGARLIDHLIEQHLQPLVVDRLLDAMASGEPLQRVHATLDGDGALVCEFA; encoded by the coding sequence ATGATCAATGTCGATCTGCAACAGCTGGTACAGGCGCTGGACGCCGAGACCAAGCACGATCTGGAAGGCGCCGCCGAACGATGCGTGGTACGTGGCGGCAGCAAGATTCTCGTCGAGGATCTGCTGCTCGGCCTGCTCGAGCGTCCCGATGGATTGCTCAAGCGAGCCTTGCTGGATGCCGAGGTGGACGCCGGCGCACTCGCTCAGGCGCTGCAACCGCGAGGTGAGCACAGCGAGTCGCGCAACCCGGTCTTTTCCACCGAGCTGGTGCAATGGCTGCAGGATGCCCTGCTGGTGGCCAGCCTGGAACTCGGCCAGAGTCAGATCGACCAGGCCGCGCTGATTCTCGCGCTGCTGCGCAATCCGCTGCGCTATGCAGGCAGTCATTACCAGTCATTGCTGGCCCGGCTGGATGCCGAGCGCCTGCGCGACTTCGCCCTCAGCCAGCAGCCGCAGGCCGCGAACGGCAAGCCGGCAGCCAGTGGCGAATCCAGCCTGGCGCGCTTTACCCACAACTTCACCCAGCAGGCCCGCGACGGCAAGCTTGATCCGGTGCTCTGCCGCGACTCGGCGATCCGCCAGATGATCGACATCCTTGCCCGGCGGCGGAAGAACAATCCGATCGTGGTCGGCGAGGCCGGGGTGGGCAAGACTGCCATCGTCGAAGGCCTGGCACTGCGCATCGCCGCCGGCGAAGTGCCTGCGGTACTCAAGGGCGTCGAGTTGCTCTGCCTCGACCTCGGGCTGCTGCAGGCTGGCGCCAGCGTGAAAGGCGAATTCGAACGCCGTCTGCAGGGCGTGATCGACGAGGTGAAGGCCTCACCCAAGCCGATCATCCTGTTCATCGATGAGGCGCATACCCTGATCGGCGCCGGCGGCCAGGCCGGAAGCGGCGATGCAGCCAACCTGCTCAAGCCGGCCCTGGCACGCGGCGAGCTGCGCACCATCGCTGCAACGACCTGGAGCGAGTACAAGAAGTACTTCGAGAAGGACCCGGCCCTGGCCCGCCGTTTCCAGCCGGTGCAACTGCACGAACCGAGCGTTCCGGAAGCCGTCACCATCCTGCGCGGCCTGGCGCCGGTCTATGAAAAGAGTCACGGCATCTACCTGCGCGATGATGCGGTCACGGCCGCCGCCGAGCTGTCGGCGCGCTACCTGGCCGGCCGGCAGCTGCCGGACAAGGCCGTCGACGTGCTGGATACCGCCTGCGCGCGGGTGCGCATCAGCCTCGCCGCTGCGCCCGAGGCGCTGGAACGCCTGCGTGGTGAGGTCGCCGAAGGCGAGCGCCAGCGTGAAGCCGTGCGCCGCGATCTGGCCGCCGGCCTGCCGGTCGACACGGCTGCCCTGGAGCGGCTGGAGCAACGCCTGATCGCGGCGGGGGACGAGATTGAGCAGCTGGAATCCCGCTGGTCCAAGCAGCGCCTGCTCGCCGAGCGCCTGCTCGACCTGCGCAAACGCACGGCCGAAGCCCGCAGCGATGCGAACGAGGGCGGCGAGGCCCCATCGCTCAACGAACTGGAGGCCGAGCTACGCGCCGTACAGGCCGAACTCGCCGTAGCCCAGGCCGAGCAGCGACTGGTCAGCCATGAGGTCTGCCCGCGCCTGGTGGCGGAGGTAATCAGCCACTGGACCGGTGTACCCCTGGCGCAGCTGGCCCGGGAGCACAACGTCCAGGTCGCCAACTTCGCCGCCGATCTGCGCGCCCGGGTGCGCGGTCAGGAACAGGCGGTGGAAGCACTGGATCGCGCCATGCGCGCGGCAGCGGCCGGGCTGAACAAGCCCGACGCTCCCGTGGGCGTGTTCCTGCTGGTCGGCCCCAGCGGCGTCGGCAAGACCGAGACCGCCCTCGCTCTGGCCGACCTGCTGTACGGCGGCGAACGCTTCCTCACCGTGATCAACATGTCCGAGTTCCAGGAGAAGCACAGCGTTTCCCGCCTGATCGGCGCGCCTCCAGGTTATGTCGGCTACGGCGAAGGCGGTATGCTCACCGAAGCGGCGCGGCAGAAACCCTACTCAGTGATCCTACTCGACGAGGTGGAGAAGGCCGATCCCGATGTGATGAACGTCTTCTATCAAATCTTCGACAAGGGCGTGGCGAATGACGGCGAAGGCCGCGAGATCAACTTCCGCAACACCCTGATCCTCATGACCAGCAACCTTGCCAGCGAGCGCATCGCCAGCTTCTGCACCGCCGGGCAGCGACCGGCAGCCGAGGACCTGGAACTGGCCATCCGTCCGCAGCTGTCGCAGCACTTCAAGCCGGCCCTGCTCGGGCGCATGCGCGTGGTGCCCTATTACCCGATCGCTGGTGAGGTGCTCGACGAGCTGGTTGCGCTCAAGCTGGCACGCTTCGGTGAGCGCCTGCAGCGTCGCCAGCTGCAGTTCAGCCACTGCCCGGCGCTGGTCACGCACCTCGCCGAGCGCTGCTGCGATAGCGACAGCGGTGCGCGCCTGATCGACCATCTGATCGAGCAGCACCTGCAACCACTGGTGGTGGACCGCCTGCTCGATGCCATGGCCAGTGGCGAGCCGCTGCAGCGGGTGCATGCCACGCTGGATGGCGACGGCGCGCTGGTCTGTGAGTTCGCCTGA
- the tssG gene encoding type VI secretion system baseplate subunit TssG codes for MDAAHGSATAALKPLNRGIREYSLFQGVLLVLDRLRQLDPGLDDEALYERLEFQANPSLGFPGSDIEQVQFFQEHGEWRARLRINLVSLFGAGSPLPAFYGEQALGDSEDGNPTRDFLDLFNNRLQRLLLPIWQKYRYRARFTSGAHDPFSEQLFALVGLSGEAIRNAPELNWKRLLPYLGLLSLRAHSAALIESVLRYYFKHAELNIEQCLERQVEILGEQRNRLGQANSQLGESLVLGERVRDRGGKFRIHIRQLDWNRFHEFLPIGSGYQPLCALVRFTLRDPLDYDLRLELRPDEIRELRIGADNNCRLGWTSWLGRERADGLVTLGSQTH; via the coding sequence ATGGACGCCGCGCATGGGTCAGCAACCGCTGCTCTGAAACCGCTCAACCGCGGCATCCGCGAGTACAGCCTGTTCCAGGGTGTACTGCTGGTGCTTGATCGACTACGTCAGCTCGACCCCGGCCTGGACGACGAGGCGCTCTACGAGCGCCTGGAGTTCCAGGCCAACCCGAGCCTGGGCTTTCCCGGCAGCGATATCGAGCAGGTGCAGTTCTTCCAGGAGCATGGCGAGTGGCGCGCGCGCCTGCGCATCAACCTGGTCAGCCTGTTCGGCGCCGGCTCGCCGCTGCCGGCCTTCTACGGTGAACAGGCGCTTGGCGACAGCGAGGACGGCAACCCGACCCGCGACTTTCTCGACCTGTTCAACAACCGCCTGCAGCGCCTGCTGTTGCCGATCTGGCAGAAATACCGCTACCGGGCCCGCTTCACCAGCGGCGCCCATGACCCTTTCTCGGAGCAGCTGTTCGCTCTGGTCGGACTCAGCGGCGAGGCCATCCGCAACGCGCCGGAGCTGAACTGGAAGCGCCTGCTGCCCTATCTCGGCCTGCTCAGCCTGCGCGCGCACTCGGCGGCATTGATCGAATCGGTGCTGCGCTACTACTTCAAGCACGCCGAGCTGAACATCGAACAATGCCTAGAGCGCCAGGTGGAAATCCTCGGCGAACAACGCAACCGCCTCGGCCAGGCCAACAGCCAGCTGGGCGAGAGCCTGGTGCTCGGCGAGCGGGTCCGCGACCGCGGCGGCAAGTTCCGCATCCATATCCGCCAGCTGGACTGGAATCGCTTCCACGAATTCCTGCCCATCGGCAGCGGCTACCAGCCGCTCTGTGCGCTGGTGCGCTTCACCCTGCGCGATCCGCTGGATTACGACCTGCGCCTGGAGCTTCGCCCGGACGAGATCCGTGAACTGCGCATCGGCGCCGACAACAACTGCCGCCTCGGCTGGACCAGCTGGCTCGGACGCGAACGCGCCGACGGCTTGGTCACTCTCGGCAGCCAGACCCATTAA
- the tssF gene encoding type VI secretion system baseplate subunit TssF: MSFNHYYQSELTALRQLGKRFAERSPALAPFLGQAGRDPDVERLLEGFAFLTGRLRQKLDDELPELTHSLMHLLWPNYMRPLPAFSMLQFDPLKRPGPALTVPRNTPVESNPVQGVSCCFRTAYATEVLPLALQALEYSVKGTGALLSLRLQMSADGHLGEIGLSHLRLHLAGEPYISQLLYLSLLRHLGGIELVPLDDQGKPLTGSDGRPLAPLQLNAKQVEPVGFAEDEALIPYPLNTFRGYRYLQEYFAFPDKFLFVDLKGLEIIQRIPEDLLKQARGLELRFDIHKAGVQRIRPTLDNVRLYCTPVVNLFPHDAIPIRLDGKQDQYLLLPAEYDSQQCGVFSVDRVTGWKPGGMGYEKYVPFESFEHDASFDVPVARPHYSVRQQPSLLGEGQETWLSFGLRNLDQHETLSIELTCTNQNLPRQLKLGDICKPSEDTPEFLSFRNISAVTPSFAPPLQRDYLWKLISNMSLNYLSLANVEALKVILETYDLPRYYDKHAENVSRRRLGGLTHIAHQHVDRLHRGLPVRGVRTELTMNQDGFIGEGDLFLFASVLNEFFALYASLNSYHELRVQSTQGEVYQWTPRMGQQPLL, from the coding sequence ATGTCTTTCAACCATTACTACCAGAGCGAACTCACCGCCCTACGCCAGCTGGGCAAGCGCTTTGCCGAGCGCAGTCCGGCCCTGGCGCCATTCCTCGGCCAAGCCGGGCGCGACCCTGATGTGGAGCGGCTGCTCGAAGGCTTCGCCTTTCTCACCGGGCGGCTGCGGCAGAAGCTCGATGACGAGCTGCCGGAGCTGACCCACTCGCTGATGCATCTGCTGTGGCCGAACTACATGCGTCCGCTGCCGGCTTTCAGCATGCTGCAGTTCGATCCGCTGAAACGCCCCGGCCCGGCGCTGACGGTGCCGCGCAACACCCCGGTGGAATCCAATCCAGTGCAGGGCGTCAGCTGCTGTTTTCGTACCGCCTACGCCACCGAGGTGCTGCCGCTGGCGTTGCAGGCGCTGGAGTATTCGGTCAAGGGCACCGGCGCGCTGCTCAGCCTGCGCCTGCAGATGAGCGCCGATGGCCATCTCGGCGAGATCGGCCTCAGTCATCTGCGCCTGCACCTGGCGGGCGAGCCTTACATCAGTCAACTGCTCTACCTCAGCCTTTTGCGCCACTTGGGTGGCATCGAGCTGGTGCCGCTGGACGACCAGGGCAAACCGTTGACCGGCTCCGATGGCCGGCCGCTGGCCCCCTTGCAGCTCAACGCCAAGCAGGTCGAGCCGGTGGGATTCGCCGAGGATGAGGCGCTGATCCCCTACCCGCTCAATACCTTCCGCGGTTATCGCTACCTGCAGGAATATTTCGCCTTCCCGGACAAGTTCCTCTTCGTCGACCTCAAGGGCCTGGAGATCATTCAGCGCATTCCGGAGGATCTGCTCAAGCAGGCCCGCGGCCTGGAGCTGCGCTTCGACATTCACAAGGCCGGCGTGCAGCGCATACGTCCGACGCTGGACAACGTGCGCCTGTATTGCACTCCGGTGGTCAACCTGTTCCCGCACGATGCCATCCCGATCCGCCTGGACGGCAAGCAGGACCAGTACCTGCTGCTGCCAGCAGAGTATGACTCGCAGCAGTGCGGCGTGTTCTCGGTGGATCGGGTGACCGGCTGGAAACCCGGCGGCATGGGCTACGAAAAATACGTGCCGTTCGAATCCTTCGAACATGACGCCAGCTTCGATGTGCCGGTGGCCCGCCCGCACTACAGCGTGCGCCAGCAGCCTTCGCTGCTCGGAGAAGGGCAGGAAACCTGGCTCAGCTTCGGCCTGCGCAACCTTGACCAGCACGAGACGCTGTCCATCGAGCTGACCTGCACCAACCAGAACCTGCCGCGCCAACTGAAGCTCGGCGACATCTGCAAGCCCAGCGAAGACACCCCGGAGTTCCTCAGCTTCCGCAATATCTCGGCGGTCACCCCGAGCTTCGCCCCGCCGCTGCAGCGCGACTATCTGTGGAAGCTGATCAGCAACATGTCGCTGAACTACCTATCGCTGGCCAACGTCGAGGCGCTCAAGGTAATCCTCGAGACCTACGACCTGCCGCGCTATTACGACAAGCATGCCGAGAACGTCAGCCGGCGGCGCCTCGGCGGCCTGACTCACATCGCCCACCAGCACGTCGATCGCCTGCATCGCGGGCTGCCGGTACGCGGCGTACGTACCGAACTGACCATGAACCAGGACGGCTTCATCGGTGAGGGCGATCTGTTCCTCTTCGCCTCGGTGCTCAATGAATTCTTCGCCCTCTACGCCAGCCTCAACTCGTATCACGAGCTGCGCGTGCAGAGCACACAGGGAGAGGTGTACCAATGGACGCCGCGCATGGGTCAGCAACCGCTGCTCTGA
- a CDS encoding carboxypeptidase-like regulatory domain-containing protein: protein MSAPLFLAAFSALGACVPYPHSVTRNPAIEGRVLSAETGLTVAGAKIELDIGSDEFWGGETVSDAEGRFAFAEQRNYRLISLLADAPRCWTRLSISAPGYHPRRCGWISMHGCSSEPMKLPHLTLQPDHLADLKEEAPDDIWHCIESAMEKAN from the coding sequence ATGAGCGCGCCTCTCTTTCTCGCCGCTTTCTCGGCTCTGGGTGCCTGCGTCCCCTATCCACACTCGGTTACCCGAAACCCTGCCATTGAGGGCCGTGTGCTGTCTGCCGAAACGGGCCTGACCGTGGCGGGGGCCAAAATTGAACTGGATATCGGCAGCGACGAGTTCTGGGGCGGTGAAACAGTCAGCGACGCTGAAGGCCGTTTCGCCTTTGCCGAACAACGCAACTATCGTCTGATCTCCCTGCTGGCCGATGCGCCACGCTGCTGGACCAGGCTTTCGATCAGTGCTCCCGGTTATCACCCGCGCCGTTGTGGCTGGATCAGCATGCATGGGTGTTCGTCAGAACCGATGAAGCTGCCGCATCTGACGCTGCAGCCGGACCACCTCGCCGACCTCAAAGAAGAGGCGCCAGATGACATCTGGCATTGCATCGAATCGGCCATGGAGAAGGCCAACTAA
- a CDS encoding PAAR domain-containing protein, translating to MSGKPAARLGDPTDCPKKGHGTNPIAVGSPDVLFDGLPAARMGDASACGGAMASAVIPNVLIDGKPAAVVGSVGSHGNVVVAGSGTVLIGASGGGAAFSPIAPLSIAGTFDREFMLTTSSGNPVKGVSYRLVSASGTTRQGSTTGGGSTGTFSTGTKQEPITLYISGTD from the coding sequence ATGTCAGGCAAACCCGCAGCCCGCCTAGGCGACCCTACCGACTGCCCCAAGAAGGGTCACGGCACCAACCCCATCGCCGTCGGCTCGCCCGACGTGCTGTTCGACGGCCTGCCGGCCGCACGCATGGGCGACGCCTCCGCCTGCGGCGGTGCGATGGCCAGCGCTGTGATCCCCAACGTGCTAATTGATGGCAAGCCGGCGGCGGTGGTGGGTAGTGTGGGGAGTCATGGCAATGTCGTGGTGGCCGGCTCCGGCACTGTATTGATCGGCGCGAGTGGCGGTGGGGCCGCGTTCAGCCCGATTGCTCCGCTCTCTATAGCAGGAACGTTTGACCGCGAATTCATGCTCACCACGTCCAGCGGCAATCCTGTCAAAGGTGTGAGTTATCGACTGGTTTCCGCTAGCGGTACTACCAGGCAGGGTTCGACTACTGGGGGTGGGAGTACTGGCACCTTTTCAACCGGTACGAAGCAGGAACCGATCACGCTCTACATATCGGGAACTGACTAA
- the tssE gene encoding type VI secretion system baseplate subunit TssE: MNGYGSLFERLGGDAARRSGWSREVAATASVAAHLAKMLSTRAGSVQTLPDYGLPDLNDMRLSLHDSLQQARIAIERFIEAYEPRLTQVRVLSLPRTHDPLTLAFTIEGLLEVDGLKRQVSFSASLDGSGQVKVQ, translated from the coding sequence TTGAACGGATACGGCAGCCTCTTCGAACGCCTCGGCGGTGACGCCGCGCGACGTTCCGGCTGGAGCCGCGAAGTCGCGGCGACGGCCTCGGTGGCTGCCCATCTGGCCAAGATGCTCAGCACCCGAGCGGGCAGCGTGCAGACGCTGCCCGACTACGGGTTGCCCGATCTCAACGATATGCGCCTGTCGCTGCACGACTCGCTGCAGCAGGCGCGTATCGCCATCGAACGTTTCATCGAAGCGTACGAACCCAGGTTGACCCAGGTGCGCGTGCTGTCGCTGCCGCGCACCCACGACCCACTGACCCTCGCCTTCACCATCGAGGGCCTGCTGGAAGTGGATGGTCTCAAGCGCCAGGTCAGCTTTTCCGCCAGCCTGGATGGCAGCGGACAGGTCAAGGTCCAGTAA